From the Planifilum fimeticola genome, the window AATCGAAATTTCCACCCTCACCGAAGCGGAACGGATGCAGGAGCGGGGCTGGTAATAGGAGGAATGACAGCATGAAGATCGGCGTGCTCGCGCTGCAGGGAGCCGTTCGGGAACACCTCCGCATGCTGGAGCGTGCGGGGGCGGAGGCCGCCGCGGTGAAACGGCCCGAACAGCTGGCCGATTTGGACGGTTTGGTCATTCCCGGCGGTGAATCGACGACGATCAGCAAACTGATGCATCAATACGGGCTGTTTGACCCGATCCGGGAGATGGCCGCGTCCGGCAAGCCCCTGTTCGGAACCTGCGCCGGCCTCATCCTGCTGGCCAAGCGGATCGAGGGGGCGGAATCGACTCACCTGGCGCTCATGGATATCACCGTCCGGCGCAATGCCTTCGGCCGTCAGCGGGAGAGCTTCGAAGCGGATCTCCCCGTGGCCGGGGTGGCCGACGATTTCCGGGCCGTTTTCATCCGGGCTCCTTACATCACCGAAGCGGGCCCCGGAGTGGATGTGCTGTCCCGGATCGATGACAAGATTGTCGCCGTGCGGCAGGGTCACCTGCTGGCTTCCGCCTTCCATCCGGAACTGACCGACGATGTTCGGATGCACGCCTTCTTCGTCGAGATGGTTCGGGAAGCTTCCTCCGTCAGGGCAATCTGAGGCGGGGGATGGGCGGAAACGGGGTTTTTCCGGCTTTGTCCGGGATACAATGAAAAGAAGAGCCATATTTCAAAGGCGAGGATGAGAACCAGTAACCGGAAGGGAGCGGCAGCAGAGAGGCGGTGGTCGGTGCAAACCGCCCCGCTCCGCCGGGGAATCCCTCTCGGAGCCGTGCGCGAAAGCGGCGGAAGCCGCAGAAGCGTCGACCGGATCGACGGCCGTTATCCCGTCCAGAGGTGGATCGGGTATGCGTTTTTTCCCGGTCAATAAGGGTGGCAACGCGGGCCTTCCGTCCCTTTGATGGCG encodes:
- the pdxT gene encoding pyridoxal 5'-phosphate synthase glutaminase subunit PdxT, with amino-acid sequence MKIGVLALQGAVREHLRMLERAGAEAAAVKRPEQLADLDGLVIPGGESTTISKLMHQYGLFDPIREMAASGKPLFGTCAGLILLAKRIEGAESTHLALMDITVRRNAFGRQRESFEADLPVAGVADDFRAVFIRAPYITEAGPGVDVLSRIDDKIVAVRQGHLLASAFHPELTDDVRMHAFFVEMVREASSVRAI